In one window of Onychomys torridus chromosome 7, mOncTor1.1, whole genome shotgun sequence DNA:
- the Insyn1 gene encoding inhibitory synaptic factor 1 translates to MNIRGAPDLGQPSDDPNSGGERERIRQRMKMVIGQLEDILRELKEVAKELREVVSQIDKLTSDFDFELEPDDWTTTTVSSTSSSDKAGVGGPFDLGHLDFMTADILSDSWEFCSFLDVSTPSDSVDGPEAPRPGAGPDYQLMNGGMPIPNGPRVETPDSSSEEAFSAGPAKGQVPQRTPGTRERVRFSDKVLYHALCCDDEEGDGEEEVEEEAGLAPELAHVEPHTGPLKPSPAPHKTRRSPLTTRRLGPTLAPEQTRRVTRNSSTQTVSDKSTQTVLPYTATKQEAKGKN, encoded by the exons ATGAACATTCGGGGTGCCCCGGACCTCGGGCAGCCCAGTGACGACCCCAAcagtggtggagagagagaacggATTCGACAGCGCATGAAGATGGTCATCGGGCAACTTGAAGACATCCTGAGGGAACTCAAAGAAGTGGCTAAGGAGCTGAGGGAG GTGGTGAGTCAGATCGacaagctgacctctgacttTGACTTTGAACTGGAGCCGGACGACTGGACCACGACCACTGTGAGCAGTACCTCCAGCAGTGACAAGGCGGGGGTGGGCGGTCCCTTTGACCTGGGCCACCTGGACTTCATGACAGCCGATATCCTCTCAGACAGCTGGGAGTTCTGTTCCTTCCTGGATGTCTCTACCCCATCAGACTCTGTGGATGGCCCCGAGGCACCACGGCCAGGCGCAGGCCCTGACTACCAGCTCATGAATGGTGGTATGCCCATCCCCAATGGGCCACGAGTGGAGACTCCAGACTCCTCCAGTGAAGAGGCCTTCAGTGCTGGCCCTGCAAAGGGTCAGGTGCCCCAGCGGACCCCAGGGACAAGGGAGAGGGTACGGTTCAGTGACAAAGTGCTCTACCATGCTCTGTGCTGTGATGATGAAGAGGGGGATGgtgaggaggaggtagaggaggaggcaGGCCTGGCCCCAGAGCTGGCCCATGTGGAGCCACACACAGGCCCCCTCAagccctccccagccccccacaAGACCAGGCGCTCTCCGTTGACCACACGACGCTTGGGCCCCACATTGGCTCCAGAACAGACCCGGAGGGTCACAAGGAACAGCAGTACCCAGACAGTATCAGACAAGAGCACACAGACAGTGCTGCCCTATACGGCCACCAAACAGGAAGCCAAGGGCAAGAActag
- the LOC118587593 gene encoding translation initiation factor IF-2-like has protein sequence MILQGLGEPSFPADPSSPSPAFPPKLDSPTYRGWGHRPCLQAASGAEPQDEVGGAPKAPLGRASLSGPFGSWPQEGPPIGDRRHLGGGRGRGLRAPGKGVGKISHHARQAPGREGPEGSGAPRPQVTRAEATPVRSGRLSQSRKAGEGAGIPSAHARHSPGSAGFAILSVQSSSACLGPSGVCPAPGVPCLSRSGTARRPGCTQPGPRMSALRPGRRLERPQNPLSLSPAVGSIHRGESPDSFESRGRGGSGALGDPVPWGTQCPAQRR, from the exons atgattCTGCAAGGACTGGG GGAGCCCTCTTTCCCAGCGGAcccttcctcccccagccccgCCTTCCCTCCGAAGCTGGACTCCCCTACTTACAGAGGGTGGGGGCACCGGCCTTGCCTCCAAGCAGCGTCGGGGGCCGAGCCCCAAGACGAGGTTGGGGGGGCCCCCAAGGCTCCCCTAGGGCGGGCTTCTCTCTCTGGACCCTTCGGCTCTTGGCCTCAGGAAGGTCCTCCGATCGGTGACCGGAGACATCTGGGCggtgggagggggcggggcctccGCGCACCGGGGAAGGGGGTAGGAAAAATCTCCCACCACGCCCGCCAGGCTCCGGGTCGCGAGGGTCCGGAGGGCTCGGGGGCCCCGAGGCCACAGGTGACCCGGGCCGAAGCGACGCCGGTCCGGTCCGGGCGACTGAGCCAAAGTCGGAAGGCTGGGGAAGGCGCCGGGATACCCTCAGCCCACGCCCGGCATTCCCCCGGCTCCGCAGGGTTCGCGATTCTCTCTGTCCAGTCCAGTTCGGCGTGTCTGGGCCCCTCCGGGGTCTGTCCTGCCCCTGGCGTGCCTTGCCTTTCGCGATCTGGCACTGCCAGGCGTCCGGGGTGCACTCAGCCGGGACCCAGAATGTCCGCGCTCCGGCCCGGGCGGCGTCTGGAGCGACCGCAGAATCCGCTCAGCCTTAGCCCGGCAGTCGGCTCGATCCACCGTGGGGAAAGTCCGGATTCCTTCGAGTCCCGGGGGAGGGGCGGTAGCGGTGCCCTGGGGGACCCGGTGCCCTGGGGGACCCAGTGTCCAGCACAGCGGAGATGA